The following are encoded in a window of Amycolatopsis solani genomic DNA:
- a CDS encoding GntR family transcriptional regulator — MPTLDRPEPPYLQIAGRIRDDILSGRLQEGDTVPSAREIARTWAVAMATATKVLATLRSQGLVRPVRGVGTVVDRGGLHRTARDRSAAAARTGRIYPPGHYAVIREAGLEPAAERAAAALGLEEGAPAIRRRRTTYGPDSRPLSTSTSWFDGTLSAKAPALLVAERIIEGTSAHAAARLGTKIVTTQERHAAGRASGEEASELGLPEGAPVLLGRSTFLAADGTVVEYGESAALPDHWVFYEYTTEDGE, encoded by the coding sequence GTGCCCACCCTCGACCGTCCAGAGCCGCCGTACCTGCAGATCGCGGGCCGGATCCGCGACGACATCCTGTCCGGCCGGCTGCAGGAGGGCGACACCGTGCCCTCCGCGCGCGAGATCGCGCGCACGTGGGCCGTCGCCATGGCGACGGCCACCAAGGTGCTGGCCACGCTGCGCTCCCAGGGCCTGGTGCGGCCCGTGCGCGGCGTCGGCACGGTCGTCGACCGCGGCGGCCTGCACCGCACGGCCCGCGACCGCTCGGCCGCCGCGGCGCGCACCGGGCGGATCTACCCGCCCGGCCACTACGCGGTGATCCGCGAGGCCGGGCTCGAGCCGGCGGCCGAACGCGCCGCCGCCGCGCTGGGCCTCGAAGAAGGCGCCCCGGCGATCCGGCGGCGGCGGACCACGTACGGGCCGGACTCGCGGCCGCTGTCGACGTCGACGTCGTGGTTCGACGGCACGCTGTCGGCCAAGGCCCCGGCGCTGCTGGTGGCGGAGCGGATCATCGAGGGCACCTCGGCCCACGCGGCCGCCCGGCTGGGCACGAAGATCGTGACGACGCAGGAACGGCACGCGGCGGGCCGCGCGAGCGGCGAGGAGGCGAGCGAGCTGGGGCTGCCCGAAGGGGCGCCGGTGCTGCTCGGCCGCAGCACCTTCCTCGCGGCCGACGGGACGGTCGTCGAGTACGGTGAATCCGCCGCCTTGCCCGACCACTGGGTTTTCTACGAGTACACGACTGAGGACGGCGAATGA
- a CDS encoding DUF3043 domain-containing protein: MRFLRRSTTDTPADEPESTEAVDVAGKSFTPGKGKATPKRRDAEAKKRGPVAPPPTTMREAMKRNKELRKSNPQTKEDRRAAAKLRRDRMMAGDDKYLLPRDRGPVKAYVRDLVDTRRNLLGLFMPLAIVVFLALLVPLPQVQSYITLLCTALLLVMAIEGFVNGRKIAKLVREKFPKETVNGRSVGWYAFVRASQIRRLRVPKPRLKPGDPIPN, encoded by the coding sequence GTGAGGTTCCTGCGCCGAAGCACCACAGACACCCCCGCCGACGAGCCGGAGTCGACGGAAGCCGTCGACGTCGCGGGCAAGTCGTTCACGCCCGGTAAGGGCAAGGCTACGCCCAAGCGCCGCGACGCGGAGGCGAAGAAGCGCGGCCCGGTGGCCCCGCCGCCCACCACGATGCGTGAGGCGATGAAGCGCAACAAGGAACTGCGCAAGTCGAACCCGCAGACGAAGGAAGACCGCCGCGCGGCGGCCAAGCTGCGCCGCGACCGCATGATGGCGGGTGACGACAAGTACCTCCTCCCCCGCGACCGCGGCCCGGTGAAGGCGTACGTCCGCGACCTCGTCGACACCCGGCGCAACCTGCTGGGCCTGTTCATGCCGCTGGCGATCGTGGTGTTCCTGGCGCTGCTGGTGCCGCTGCCCCAGGTGCAGTCGTACATCACGCTGCTGTGCACGGCGCTGCTGCTGGTGATGGCGATCGAGGGCTTCGTCAACGGCCGGAAGATCGCGAAGCTGGTGCGGGAGAAGTTCCCGAAGGAGACGGTGAACGGCCGCTCGGTCGGCTGGTACGCGTTCGTCCGCGCCTCTCAGATCCGGCGGCTGCGGGTGCCGAAGCCGCGCCTGAAGCCCGGGGACCCGATCCCGAACTGA
- a CDS encoding DUF402 domain-containing protein: protein MTDRRWRPGQTVVERFHRPDGSIGQVHPLRVLADDGRVLLAWLPAGTPIVGSRLVDGRSMAEAPLEQRFRIPRVPVPDFWHRTSTLRRIADDEWSSVWWFFDARGRFTNWYVNLEVPLGRNPLGVDRIDGVLDVIVDRDGTWRWDDEDEAEVAIDAGRLTREQLDRLRAEGERIGALAERGAYPFDGTDTDFRPDPAWPAPELPPGLLAGLSPRSGEGSAPARR from the coding sequence GTGACTGATCGACGGTGGCGGCCGGGGCAGACGGTGGTCGAACGGTTCCACCGCCCCGACGGCTCGATCGGCCAGGTCCACCCGCTGCGCGTGCTGGCGGACGACGGCCGCGTGCTGCTCGCCTGGCTGCCGGCGGGCACGCCGATCGTCGGCAGCAGGCTCGTGGACGGGCGTTCGATGGCGGAAGCGCCGCTGGAGCAGCGGTTCCGCATCCCGCGCGTGCCGGTGCCGGACTTCTGGCACCGCACGTCCACGCTGCGCCGCATCGCCGACGACGAATGGTCGTCGGTCTGGTGGTTCTTCGACGCCCGCGGCCGCTTCACGAACTGGTACGTCAACCTCGAGGTCCCGCTCGGGCGGAACCCGCTGGGGGTGGACCGCATCGACGGCGTGCTCGACGTGATCGTCGACCGGGACGGCACCTGGCGCTGGGACGACGAAGACGAAGCCGAGGTCGCGATCGACGCCGGCCGGCTGACGCGCGAGCAGCTCGACCGGCTGCGCGCCGAGGGCGAGCGGATCGGCGCGCTGGCCGAACGCGGCGCCTACCCGTTCGACGGCACGGACACCGACTTCCGCCCGGACCCGGCGTGGCCCGCGCCGGAGCTGCCCCCCGGCCTGCTCGCCGGGCTCAGCCCGCGGTCAGGAGAAGGATCAGCGCCAGCACGACGTTGA
- a CDS encoding HesB/IscA family protein yields MTTAEHAGATQAETAEETHGVTLTDTAAAKAKALLEQEGRDDMHLRIAVQPGGCAGLRYQLFFDERTLDGDLFRDFDGLKVAVDRMSAPYVSEAVIDFVDTIEKQGFTIDNPNATGSCACGDSFH; encoded by the coding sequence ATGACGACCGCTGAGCACGCCGGCGCGACGCAGGCCGAGACCGCCGAAGAAACCCACGGGGTCACGCTGACCGACACCGCGGCTGCCAAGGCGAAGGCCCTGCTCGAGCAGGAGGGCCGCGACGACATGCACCTGCGCATCGCCGTCCAGCCCGGTGGCTGCGCGGGCTTGCGCTACCAGCTGTTCTTCGACGAGCGCACGCTCGACGGCGACCTGTTCCGCGACTTCGACGGCCTCAAGGTCGCCGTGGACCGGATGAGCGCCCCGTACGTGTCGGAAGCCGTCATCGACTTCGTGGACACGATCGAGAAGCAGGGCTTCACGATCGACAACCCGAACGCGACCGGCTCCTGCGCCTGCGGCGACTCGTTCCACTGA
- a CDS encoding phosphoribosylaminoimidazolesuccinocarboxamide synthase, which translates to MKHIHAGKVRDLYELDGGDILLVASDRVSVYDVSLPTPIPDKGALLNQLSAWWFERMSGVVPNHVVSTTDVPEEFAGRAMRCKPLKMVQVECIARGYLAGLGLREYQRDGKISGVALPPGLVEGDKLPEPIFTPTTKISDTGHDEFMTFDEVLNEIGEDTAKRLRELTLEIYTKGAEHAAKQGVIIADTKLEFGFDADGTLTLGDEVLTSDSSRFWPADEWEPGRPQHAFDKQFVRDWSRSTGWDQTPPGPEIPADIVEQTRQRYTEVYERITGKTWVRG; encoded by the coding sequence ATGAAGCACATCCACGCGGGCAAGGTCCGCGACCTGTACGAGCTCGACGGCGGGGACATCCTGCTGGTCGCGTCCGACCGGGTCTCGGTCTACGACGTCTCGCTGCCGACGCCGATCCCGGACAAGGGCGCGCTGCTCAACCAGCTGTCGGCGTGGTGGTTCGAGCGCATGTCCGGCGTGGTCCCGAACCACGTCGTCTCGACGACCGACGTGCCGGAAGAGTTCGCCGGGCGCGCGATGCGCTGCAAGCCGCTGAAGATGGTCCAGGTCGAGTGCATCGCCCGCGGCTACCTCGCCGGCCTGGGCCTGCGCGAATACCAGCGCGACGGCAAGATCTCCGGCGTCGCGCTGCCGCCGGGGCTGGTCGAGGGCGACAAGCTGCCCGAGCCGATCTTCACGCCGACGACGAAGATCTCCGACACCGGCCACGACGAGTTCATGACCTTCGACGAGGTCCTGAACGAGATCGGCGAAGACACCGCGAAGCGGCTTCGCGAGCTGACGCTGGAGATCTACACGAAGGGCGCCGAACACGCGGCCAAGCAGGGCGTGATCATCGCGGACACGAAGCTGGAGTTCGGGTTCGACGCCGACGGCACGCTGACCCTCGGCGACGAGGTCCTGACGTCGGACTCGTCGCGGTTCTGGCCCGCCGACGAGTGGGAGCCGGGCCGCCCGCAGCACGCGTTCGACAAGCAGTTCGTGCGCGACTGGTCGCGTTCGACGGGCTGGGACCAGACCCCGCCCGGGCCCGAGATCCCGGCGGACATCGTCGAGCAGACGCGGCAGCGCTACACCGAGGTCTACGAGCGGATCACCGGGAAGACCTGGGTCCGTGGGTGA
- a CDS encoding IspD/TarI family cytidylyltransferase, which yields METTAAAVVLASGAGTRVGAKLNKVYLPLAGRRVVAWSLDAFARVPGIGVLVLVIRPQDRDLADEVLAEFGGVVEVVHGGDTRQASELNALRHLAPRMTGGRVDAVLLHDAARPLVHPQLVDAVLARTREDGGAVPGLAADDVVGVDAGHLVAQVPGAIRVQTPQGFRAGPLLEAYEQAAREGFVGTDTSSCMERFSSLPIRWVPGAPENLKITYPHDLVVAERLLAR from the coding sequence GTGGAGACGACGGCGGCCGCGGTGGTGCTGGCCAGCGGCGCGGGCACCCGCGTCGGCGCGAAGCTGAACAAGGTCTACCTGCCGCTGGCCGGGCGCCGGGTGGTGGCCTGGTCGCTGGACGCGTTCGCGCGCGTGCCCGGCATCGGCGTGCTGGTGCTGGTCATCCGGCCGCAGGACCGCGACCTGGCGGACGAGGTGCTCGCGGAGTTCGGCGGCGTCGTCGAAGTCGTGCACGGCGGGGACACGCGCCAGGCGTCCGAGCTCAACGCGCTGCGCCACCTCGCCCCCCGGATGACAGGCGGCCGGGTCGACGCCGTGCTGCTGCACGACGCGGCCCGGCCGCTGGTCCACCCACAGCTGGTCGATGCGGTGCTGGCCCGGACACGCGAGGACGGGGGGGCTGTGCCGGGCCTGGCCGCGGACGACGTCGTCGGGGTGGATGCCGGGCACCTGGTCGCCCAGGTGCCCGGCGCGATCCGCGTCCAGACGCCTCAAGGCTTCCGGGCCGGACCGCTGCTCGAGGCCTACGAACAGGCCGCGCGCGAAGGTTTCGTGGGTACGGACACTTCCTCGTGCATGGAGCGGTTCTCCTCCCTGCCGATCCGGTGGGTCCCGGGTGCTCCCGAAAACCTCAAGATCACGTATCCCCACGACCTGGTGGTCGCGGAGCGGTTGCTCGCCCGCTAA
- a CDS encoding branched-chain amino acid aminotransferase, with protein MTTSTQFAHVPHPSPASADRVAEVLEAPGFGTYFTDHMVTVKWSKTEGWHDAQVGPYAPFTLDPATSVLHYGQAIFEGLKAYRQPDGSISSFRPDANAVRFRQSAERLAMPQLPEDVFVDSLRELIAVDSRWVPTRPGDSLYLRPFMISTSTGLGVNSPAADYVYTVIASPAGSYFAGGVKPVSVWLSTEYVRAAPGGTGAAKCAGNYAASFVAQAQAVEKGCDQVVWLDAVERRWVEEMGGMNLFFVFGSGENARLVTPELTGSLLPGVTRKSLLQLASRLGYKIEERRISTEEWEKAAASGELTETFACGTAAVITPVGHVKHAGGEFTIADGQPGALTMKLREELTGIQEGTHPDADHWMVKLG; from the coding sequence ATGACCACCTCGACGCAGTTCGCCCATGTCCCGCACCCGAGTCCTGCGAGCGCGGACCGTGTCGCGGAGGTACTCGAAGCCCCTGGATTCGGTACCTATTTCACCGACCACATGGTCACCGTGAAGTGGTCGAAGACCGAAGGCTGGCACGACGCCCAGGTCGGCCCGTACGCCCCCTTCACGCTCGACCCCGCGACGTCGGTGCTGCACTACGGCCAGGCGATCTTCGAAGGCCTCAAGGCCTACCGCCAGCCGGACGGCTCGATCTCGTCGTTCCGCCCGGACGCCAACGCCGTGCGGTTCCGGCAGTCGGCCGAGCGGCTCGCCATGCCGCAGCTGCCCGAAGACGTCTTCGTCGATTCGCTGCGCGAGCTCATCGCGGTCGACAGCCGGTGGGTGCCCACCCGGCCGGGTGATTCCCTTTACCTGCGGCCGTTCATGATCTCGACGTCGACCGGCCTCGGCGTCAACAGCCCGGCCGCCGACTACGTGTACACCGTGATCGCGTCCCCGGCCGGGTCGTACTTCGCCGGCGGCGTGAAGCCGGTGAGCGTCTGGCTGTCGACGGAGTACGTGCGCGCGGCCCCCGGCGGCACCGGCGCGGCCAAGTGCGCCGGCAACTACGCGGCTTCGTTCGTCGCGCAGGCGCAGGCCGTCGAGAAGGGCTGCGACCAGGTGGTCTGGCTCGACGCGGTCGAGCGGCGCTGGGTCGAGGAGATGGGCGGGATGAACCTGTTCTTCGTCTTCGGCTCGGGCGAGAACGCCCGGCTGGTCACGCCGGAGCTGACCGGGTCGCTGCTGCCCGGCGTCACCCGCAAGTCGTTGCTGCAGCTGGCCTCGCGGCTCGGCTACAAGATCGAAGAGCGCCGCATCTCCACCGAGGAGTGGGAGAAGGCGGCGGCGTCCGGCGAGCTGACCGAGACGTTCGCCTGCGGCACCGCGGCGGTGATCACGCCGGTCGGGCACGTGAAGCACGCGGGCGGCGAGTTCACCATCGCCGACGGGCAGCCCGGCGCCCTGACGATGAAGCTGCGCGAAGAGCTGACCGGCATCCAGGAAGGCACCCACCCGGACGCCGACCACTGGATGGTCAAGCTCGGCTGA
- a CDS encoding aldo/keto reductase family protein: MEFRRLGRSGLNVSEISYGNWLTHGSQVEEDQAHACIKAALDAGITTFDTADAYANTAAESVLGRGLKGQRRESLEIFTKVFWPTGPKGPNDKGLSRKHIIESANASLERLGTDYLDLYQAHRFDRTVPLEETMLAFADLVRQGKVLYVGVSEWTAEQISRGAALARELKVPFVSNQPQYNMLWRVIEDQVIPASEREGLSQIVWSPIAQGVLTGKYKPGAAFPEGSRATDEKGGANMVARFLDDNVLKRVAELEPLAKQAGLSLAQLAVAWVLQNPNVASAIIGASRPEQVHENVKAAGQKLDADLLKAIDDVLGDVVERDASLTKSP; encoded by the coding sequence ATGGAGTTTCGTCGTCTCGGCCGCAGCGGCCTCAACGTCAGTGAGATCTCGTACGGGAACTGGCTCACCCACGGTTCCCAGGTCGAGGAGGACCAGGCCCACGCCTGCATCAAGGCCGCCCTCGACGCCGGCATCACCACCTTCGACACCGCCGACGCCTACGCCAACACCGCCGCCGAATCGGTGCTCGGCCGGGGGCTGAAGGGGCAGCGGCGGGAGAGCCTCGAGATCTTCACCAAGGTCTTCTGGCCCACCGGTCCCAAGGGCCCCAACGACAAGGGCCTGTCCCGCAAGCACATCATCGAGTCGGCCAACGCCTCACTCGAACGGCTCGGCACCGACTACCTCGACCTCTACCAGGCGCACCGGTTCGACCGGACCGTGCCGCTGGAAGAGACCATGCTCGCCTTCGCCGACCTCGTCCGGCAGGGGAAGGTGCTCTACGTCGGCGTCTCCGAGTGGACCGCCGAGCAGATCAGCCGCGGGGCCGCCCTCGCCCGCGAGCTCAAGGTCCCCTTCGTCTCCAACCAGCCGCAGTACAACATGCTCTGGCGCGTCATCGAGGACCAGGTCATCCCCGCCTCCGAGCGCGAAGGCCTCAGCCAGATCGTCTGGTCGCCGATCGCGCAGGGCGTCCTGACCGGCAAGTACAAGCCGGGCGCGGCCTTCCCCGAAGGCTCGCGGGCCACCGACGAGAAGGGCGGCGCCAACATGGTCGCCCGCTTCCTCGACGACAACGTCCTCAAGCGCGTGGCCGAACTGGAGCCGCTCGCGAAGCAGGCCGGCCTGAGCCTCGCGCAGCTGGCCGTCGCCTGGGTGCTGCAGAACCCGAACGTCGCCTCGGCGATCATCGGGGCTTCGCGCCCGGAGCAGGTGCACGAGAACGTCAAGGCCGCCGGCCAGAAGCTCGACGCCGACCTGCTGAAGGCCATCGACGACGTCCTCGGCGATGTCGTCGAGCGCGACGCGAGCTTGACGAAGAGCCCCTAG
- the cobT gene encoding nicotinate-nucleotide--dimethylbenzimidazole phosphoribosyltransferase — protein sequence MEPENIEFPEITPPDDHARSNAIALHDKLVKPAGSLGRLEELGVWIAACQGQSPPRPFTRPRVVVFAGDHGIAAKGVSAYPAEVTAQLLGTMLTGGAAINVLAAAAGASVRVVDLAVDTEAPATKSIGEFKVRRGSGSIDVEDALTADEVKAAVRAGIAIADAEVDGGADLLIPGDLGIGNSTPASVLVAALTGSEPVAVVGRGSGIDDNAWMRKATAVRDALRRARAVLANPVDLLRTTAGADIAAMAGFLAQAAVRRTPVVLDGLVACAAALVAEDLAPGARRWWVAGQRTAEPAHSLALEHLDLGPLLELDVRLGEGTGAVTALPLLMMAARVLAETATHEQAGVSGPLIAAPAS from the coding sequence GTGGAGCCGGAAAACATCGAGTTCCCCGAGATCACCCCGCCCGACGACCACGCCCGGTCCAACGCGATCGCCCTGCACGACAAGCTGGTCAAGCCGGCCGGGTCACTGGGCAGGCTCGAAGAGCTGGGCGTGTGGATCGCCGCGTGCCAGGGGCAGTCGCCGCCGCGGCCGTTCACGCGGCCGCGCGTCGTCGTGTTCGCCGGTGACCACGGCATCGCCGCGAAGGGTGTGTCGGCCTATCCCGCCGAGGTCACCGCGCAACTGCTCGGCACGATGCTGACCGGTGGCGCCGCGATCAACGTGCTGGCCGCCGCCGCGGGCGCGAGCGTCCGCGTGGTCGACCTGGCCGTGGACACCGAGGCGCCGGCGACCAAGTCGATCGGCGAGTTCAAGGTCCGCCGCGGCTCCGGCTCGATCGACGTCGAAGACGCGCTGACTGCCGACGAGGTCAAGGCGGCGGTCCGCGCCGGGATCGCGATCGCCGACGCCGAGGTCGACGGCGGCGCGGACCTGCTCATCCCGGGCGACCTCGGGATCGGCAACAGCACCCCGGCGTCGGTGCTCGTCGCGGCGCTGACCGGCAGCGAGCCGGTCGCCGTCGTCGGGCGCGGCTCCGGCATCGACGACAACGCCTGGATGCGCAAGGCGACCGCGGTCCGCGACGCCCTGCGGCGCGCCCGCGCGGTCCTCGCCAACCCGGTGGACCTGCTGCGCACCACGGCGGGCGCGGACATCGCGGCGATGGCGGGCTTCCTGGCCCAGGCCGCGGTCCGGCGGACCCCGGTGGTCCTCGACGGCCTGGTGGCGTGCGCGGCGGCGCTCGTCGCCGAAGACCTCGCCCCGGGCGCGCGCCGCTGGTGGGTGGCCGGTCAGCGGACGGCCGAACCGGCGCACTCCCTCGCACTGGAGCACCTCGACCTCGGGCCGCTGCTGGAACTCGACGTCCGCCTCGGCGAAGGCACCGGCGCCGTGACGGCGTTGCCGCTGCTGATGATGGCCGCCCGCGTCCTCGCGGAAACCGCCACGCACGAGCAGGCCGGCGTCTCCGGCCCGCTCATCGCCGCCCCCGCTTCCTGA
- a CDS encoding carbohydrate kinase family protein, with protein sequence MADRARIAVSGSIATDHLMHFPGRFAEQLVAEQLHRVSLSFLADDLVVRRGGIGANIAFGLGVLGVQPVLVGAVGADFADYRSWLERHGVDTSGVHVSEVAHTARFVCTTDEDLCQIATFYAGAMAESRNIELQPIAERAGALSLVLISPDDPEGMVRHAEECRQRGYDFAVDPSQQLARMSGEQARDFVAGAKYLFSNDYEWELLLQKTGWTEADVLAQVGMRITTLGEKGVEIVGKDGTALQIGAVPERAKADPTGVGDGFRAGFLAGLDGGLGVERAAQLGSLIAVLVLETVGTQEWTFDRADALARIGEAFGPDAADEISAVLPA encoded by the coding sequence GTGGCAGACAGGGCCAGGATCGCGGTGTCCGGCAGTATCGCGACCGACCACCTCATGCACTTCCCGGGCAGGTTCGCGGAGCAGCTGGTCGCGGAGCAGCTGCACCGGGTTTCCCTGAGCTTCCTCGCCGACGACCTCGTGGTCCGGCGCGGCGGCATCGGCGCCAACATCGCCTTCGGGCTGGGGGTGCTCGGCGTTCAGCCGGTCCTGGTGGGTGCCGTCGGCGCCGACTTCGCCGACTACCGCTCCTGGCTGGAGCGGCACGGTGTCGACACCTCCGGCGTGCACGTGTCGGAGGTCGCGCACACCGCGCGGTTCGTCTGCACCACCGACGAGGACCTCTGCCAGATCGCGACGTTCTACGCGGGCGCGATGGCCGAGTCCCGCAACATCGAGCTGCAGCCGATCGCCGAGCGCGCCGGCGCGCTCAGCCTGGTGCTGATCAGCCCGGACGACCCGGAGGGCATGGTCCGCCACGCCGAGGAGTGCCGCCAGCGCGGGTACGACTTCGCCGTGGACCCGTCGCAGCAGCTGGCCCGCATGAGCGGCGAGCAGGCCCGCGACTTCGTGGCCGGCGCGAAGTACCTGTTCAGCAACGACTACGAGTGGGAGCTGCTGCTCCAGAAGACCGGCTGGACCGAGGCCGACGTCCTCGCGCAGGTCGGCATGCGGATCACGACGCTGGGGGAGAAGGGCGTCGAGATCGTCGGCAAGGACGGCACCGCCCTGCAGATCGGCGCGGTCCCCGAGCGCGCGAAGGCCGACCCGACGGGTGTCGGCGACGGCTTCCGCGCGGGCTTCCTGGCCGGCCTCGACGGCGGCCTCGGCGTCGAGCGCGCCGCCCAGCTCGGCTCGCTGATCGCGGTGCTGGTGCTGGAGACGGTCGGCACCCAGGAGTGGACGTTCGACCGCGCGGACGCGCTGGCCCGCATCGGCGAGGCCTTCGGCCCGGACGCGGCGGACGAGATCTCGGCGGTCCTGCCCGCCTGA
- the asnB gene encoding asparagine synthase (glutamine-hydrolyzing), with protein MCGLLGLICATETGAANARDAVGAAMRCQRHRGPDEQDTWADAEVVYGFNRLAFIDVEHAHQPLVWGPPEAPGRYTMNFNGEIYNYRELREELAAQHGAKFETEGDGEAIVAGFHYLGADWVKRLRGMFAFMIWDSQEKRVFGARDPFGIKPLFYSAGPGGVAFSSEKKSLLELSDVLGVAQELDRKALQHYLVLQYVPEPESLHTAIRRVESGTSFEVAPGGEVKFTRYFHPEFRAKPVNTQAEAEELHQRIADVMRDSVGKHMISDPDVTVGAFLSGGIDSTATATLAKEHNPNLIAFTTGFEREGYSEVDVAAESAAAIGVKHVVRTVSADEMMEVLPLIVWYLDDPVADPALVPLWFIAREARKHVKAVLSGEGADELFGGYTIYNEPISLAPFEKIPGGMRKLIGKVSTKIPEGTRGKDLLRRGALPLEDRYYGNARNFRDDQLRNVLKTYQEGVGFKDVTAPWYDVSRGWDPVARMQHVDLYTWLRGDILVKADKVTMANSLELRVPFLDAEVFKVAASIPLDQKLAHGTTKYALRQALAKIIPAHVLNRRKLGFPVPIRLWLRNEMYDWAKGIISDSKTEELLDKKAILALLEEHKAGQLDRSRQLWALIVFMLWHGIFVEHRIKPEVPEPVYPVKL; from the coding sequence GTGTGCGGCCTGCTTGGACTGATCTGCGCGACCGAGACCGGCGCGGCCAACGCGCGTGACGCCGTCGGCGCGGCCATGCGCTGCCAGCGCCACCGCGGCCCCGACGAGCAGGACACGTGGGCCGACGCCGAGGTCGTCTACGGCTTCAACCGGCTCGCGTTCATCGACGTCGAGCACGCGCACCAGCCGCTGGTCTGGGGCCCGCCGGAGGCGCCCGGCCGGTACACGATGAACTTCAACGGCGAGATCTACAACTACCGTGAACTGCGCGAAGAGCTCGCGGCGCAGCACGGTGCGAAGTTCGAGACCGAGGGCGACGGCGAGGCCATCGTCGCCGGCTTCCACTACCTCGGCGCGGACTGGGTCAAGCGGCTGCGCGGCATGTTCGCCTTCATGATCTGGGACTCCCAGGAGAAGCGCGTCTTCGGCGCCCGCGACCCGTTCGGCATCAAGCCGCTGTTCTACTCGGCCGGCCCCGGCGGGGTGGCGTTCTCCAGCGAGAAGAAGAGCCTGCTGGAGCTCTCGGACGTCCTCGGCGTCGCCCAGGAGCTGGACCGCAAGGCCCTTCAGCACTACCTGGTCCTGCAGTACGTGCCCGAGCCCGAGTCGCTGCACACCGCGATCCGCCGCGTCGAGTCCGGCACGTCGTTCGAGGTGGCCCCCGGCGGTGAGGTGAAGTTCACGCGCTACTTCCACCCGGAGTTCCGCGCGAAGCCGGTGAACACGCAGGCCGAAGCCGAGGAACTGCACCAGCGCATCGCCGATGTGATGCGCGACTCGGTCGGCAAGCACATGATCTCCGACCCGGACGTCACCGTCGGCGCCTTTCTGTCCGGCGGCATCGACTCCACGGCCACCGCCACGCTGGCCAAGGAGCACAACCCGAACCTGATCGCGTTCACCACCGGGTTCGAGCGCGAGGGCTACTCCGAGGTCGACGTCGCCGCCGAGTCGGCCGCCGCGATCGGCGTGAAGCACGTGGTCCGGACGGTGTCGGCGGACGAGATGATGGAGGTGCTGCCGCTCATCGTCTGGTACCTCGACGACCCGGTGGCCGACCCCGCGCTGGTCCCGCTGTGGTTCATCGCCCGCGAAGCCCGCAAGCACGTCAAGGCGGTGCTGTCCGGCGAGGGCGCGGACGAGCTGTTCGGCGGCTACACGATCTACAACGAGCCGATCTCGCTGGCGCCGTTCGAGAAGATCCCGGGCGGAATGCGGAAGCTGATCGGCAAGGTCTCGACGAAGATCCCCGAGGGCACCCGCGGCAAGGACCTGCTGCGCCGCGGCGCGCTGCCGCTGGAGGACCGCTACTACGGCAACGCCCGCAACTTCCGCGACGACCAGCTGCGCAACGTGCTCAAGACCTACCAGGAAGGCGTGGGCTTCAAGGACGTCACGGCGCCCTGGTACGACGTCTCGCGCGGCTGGGACCCGGTGGCCCGCATGCAGCACGTCGACCTCTACACCTGGCTGCGCGGCGACATCCTGGTCAAGGCCGACAAGGTGACGATGGCGAACTCGCTGGAGCTACGGGTGCCGTTCCTCGACGCCGAGGTCTTCAAGGTCGCGGCGTCGATCCCGCTGGACCAGAAGCTGGCGCACGGCACGACGAAGTACGCGTTGCGGCAGGCGCTGGCGAAGATCATCCCGGCGCACGTGCTCAACCGCCGCAAGCTCGGCTTCCCGGTCCCGATCCGGCTGTGGCTGCGCAACGAGATGTACGACTGGGCGAAGGGGATCATCAGCGACTCGAAGACCGAGGAGCTGCTGGACAAGAAGGCGATCCTGGCGCTGCTGGAGGAGCACAAGGCGGGCCAGCTGGACCGCAGCCGCCAGCTGTGGGCGCTGATCGTGTTCATGCTGTGGCACGGCATCTTCGTCGAGCACCGCATCAAGCCCGAGGTCCCGGAGCCGGTCTACCCGGTCAAGCTCTGA